In Corylus avellana chromosome ca2, CavTom2PMs-1.0, the following proteins share a genomic window:
- the LOC132169533 gene encoding uncharacterized protein LOC132169533, whose protein sequence is MKNQREEIEAKSDMGKVAPASVRKKEEKNIKKPEKVVTPYSRMDSRKLQSTKFTPLNTSMTKVFMEIRRDPTFKWPNKLKGDPKRRDPQKYCEYHHDHGHLTEECITLRQEIENHIRNRKLVKFLADERNPRRHEPQLLERNRKAPRNREERPREDRYVEPMHNQQAEPRRDREVRQPRHQDVVREIHTISGGLAGGGSF, encoded by the coding sequence ATGAAGAACCAGAGGGAAGAAATCGAAGCCAAAAGTGATATGGGGAAGGTAGCACCGGCTAGTGTcagaaaaaaggaagagaagaatATAAAGAAGCCGGAGAAGGTGGTCACACCATACTCAAGGATGGACTCTCGGAAATTGCAGAGCACGAAGTTCACTCCACTGAATACTAGCATGACTAAAGTATTCATGGAGATCAGGAGGGACCCGACCTTCAAATGGCCAAACAAGCTGAAAGGCGACCCTAAGAGACGTGATCCTCAGAAGTATTGCGAGTACCATCATGACCACGGTCATCTGACTGAGGAATGTATAACCTTGAGGCAGGAGATTGAAAATCACATTAGAAATAGGAAGTTGGTGAAATTCCTAGCAGATGAGAGGAATCCACGAAGACATGAACCTCAGTTACTAGAAAGAAACCGAAAAGCTCCCAGAAACCGAGAGGAGAGGCCAAGAGAAGATCGGTACGTAGAACCGATGCACAATCAGCAAGCGGAACCGAGACGGGATCGGGAAGTCCGTCAGCCTCGCCACCAGGATGTTGTAAGGGAGATCCACACCATTTCGGGAGGACTAGCAGGCGGGGGGAGCTTCTAG
- the LOC132173083 gene encoding pectinesterase inhibitor-like has product MGIKQLGVSLSLPLLVISVAIFQCGMAANETGKALITKTCGGTAFPDVCTTTLESDPRSSSADLKGLSRIALELSIAKTNETAGVAYYLLNHASGYATWAERSACFHGYNMSINKIKEEGLPSFDQGKYDKAYQSVDLLNQEAAHCSTFNIPELTEKNTLLSRFSTDVKTILHLLF; this is encoded by the coding sequence ATGGGCATCAAACAACTTGgtgtttctctttctctccctctccttgTGATCTCAGTAGCAATTTTTCAATGTGGGATGGCTGCCAACGAGACTGGGAAGGCCCTAATAACCAAAACTTGTGGTGGCACCGCCTTTCCCGACGTTTGCACCACAACTTTGGAGTCGGATCCTCGGAGTTCGAGTGCGGATCTCAAGGGCCTTTCTAGGATTGCCTTGGAGTTGAGCATAGCCAAAACAAATGAGACTGCAGGAGTGGCCTATTACTTGCTGAACCATGCATCTGGCTATGCAACATGGGCAGAGCGCTCAGCCTGTTTCCATGGTTATAACATGAGCatcaacaaaattaaagagGAGGGTCTCCCATCTTTTGACCAGGGGAAGTATGATAAGGCATATCAAAGTGTGGATCTTCTTAATCAAGAAGCTGCTCATTGTAGCACCTTCAACATACCAGAGTTGACTGAAAAAAATACATTGTTATCCAGGTTTTCCACTGATGTAAAGACCATTTTACATCTCCTTTTCTGA
- the LOC132169532 gene encoding pectinesterase inhibitor-like, with translation MGIKQLGVSLPLLVILVAIFQCGTAAEETGKALITKTCSSSAFPDVCTSTLESDPRTSTADLKGLSRIALELSLAKTNETAGVAYYLLNHASGYLTWAERSACFNGYNISLYKIKEQGLPSFDQGKYDKAFQSVDYLNQNAVYCSRFDIPELTEKNTLLSRFSNDVKTILHLLF, from the coding sequence ATGGGCATTAAACAActtggtgtttctctccccCTCCTTGTGATCTTAGTAGCaatttttcaatgtgggacagCTGCCGAAGAGACTGGCAAGGCCCTAATAACCAAAACTTGCAGCAGCAGCGCCTTTCCCGACGTTTGCACCTCAACTTTGGAGTCGGATCCTCGGACTTCGACTGCCGATCTTAAGGGCCTTTCTAGGATTGCCTTGGAATTAAGTTTAGCCAAAACAAATGAGACTGCAGGAGTGGCCTATTACTTGCTGAACCATGCATCTGGCTATTTAACATGGGCAGAGCGCTCAGCGTGTTTCAATGGTTATAACATAAGCCTCTACAAAATTAAAGAGCAGGGTCTCCCATCTTTTGACCAGGGGAAGTATGATAAGGCATTCCAAAGTGTGGATTATCTTAATCAGAATGCTGTTTATTGTAGCAGGTTTGACATACCAGAGTTGACTGAAAAAAATACATTGCTATCCAGGTTTTCCAATGATGTAAAGACCATTCTACATCTCCTTTTTTGA